The sequence below is a genomic window from Candidatus Neomarinimicrobiota bacterium.
GTTAGCATTCGCTTCGAATGATACTTGGTCAACGACAAACATGCGATGTAATCTGCCCAATGAGTGTGCAAAAAGGCGAAAAAGGTCCAGGGGGTAAGGATGGATCAGTAAATCCTCAAATTGAAGTATCTTTGGTATGAAGCGCCTCGTGATCATTATTTTCTTTTTGATCTTTGGTGGCTCATTGCTGGCCCAACCAGCTTTTGATATTCCAGGTTTCTTCAATGAAGATGGCTCTGTTCATGAGATTCTTGATCCCCTTTTGCCCTGGGGTGATACGGTCAATGTCCTTGATTATGGGGTTGACATTTTGGACAATGATTTTGACGATAGGCCAGGTATTCAGGCGGCAGTCAGTGCTGCAGGCGCAGGTGACCTCGTTTATTTCCCCAATGGTGTATACAACCTCTTGTCTTCACACACTTCCAGTTCTACATCCCACATTATGCTATCAGATGGATATCATCTTCATGGTGAGTCTATGGAAGGCACAATCCTCAAGTCTCAATTTCCACTGACTATCAATCAGAATGAAACGACAAAAACAGTTAAGCTTCAAGGTCTGTACGCAGTGACCATCAATAGTTTGACCTTTAGTTCAGATTATTCAGGTGCATATTCGACCAATCCAACAATAAATAATCCTGATCGATCAGCTCCTGGTGTACACCTCTATATTGATGACTCAGGTAGTACACCCTCCAGGCGGGTTGTGGTAGATAGTTGTCGATTCGAGAAATTTCGAGCAGCGGCCATTCGTTTGGCCAATTCCAGTGACTGTATTGTTCGAAACTCTGATTTCAGGATGGCGACTGATGTGGGTGGTGGGGGATCCGGTTATGGAATAACTGTCCAGGGTAATGGACATAACGTGGATAGTTATGGCCTGGCCAGAGACAGTCGTTATAATCTGATTGAGGATAATTCGTTTACCGGTCCATACATCAGACATGGAGTGGTGGTCCAATACTACTCTCACAACAACCTTATTCGGAACAATATCCTTACTGACAACGTTTTGGATGCCCTTGATCTCCATGGCGAAGATGAATACAACAATGAGATCTGCTATAATGAGATACGCGATGTAACCTCAGGGGGTGGAGTGGGCGTTGGCAACACTGGTGCCTTGCATGATGCATCTGGATATTACAATTATATTCATCATAACGTTTTTATTAATTGCCGAGAAGGGGTTCGGGTGTATCTCGGTTCACCCCATACTCGAATTGAGCATAACCGGGTTGAGAATTGCACTGTAAGTTCCGGGAAAGGTTTCTACATTCAAAATGCTCCTCACACAATTTTAAAGAACAATATCATTCGTTACAACAATTCCTCCGGATTCGCAGGGATCTATCTCAAATATGATCCGGGAACCCTAGGCGGGTATGCTGGCAATCCTGAGTTTGTCTGGATCGATAGCAATCAGATTTATTACAACACCAATGGGGTTATCATAGAAAATGGCACTTCCATCTATTATGGACCGGATAATCTGGTCTATAGTAATACGGATTATGATACACTGTTTGGTGTGAATGTCACCTGGTGGG
It includes:
- a CDS encoding right-handed parallel beta-helix repeat-containing protein — translated: MKRLVIIIFFLIFGGSLLAQPAFDIPGFFNEDGSVHEILDPLLPWGDTVNVLDYGVDILDNDFDDRPGIQAAVSAAGAGDLVYFPNGVYNLLSSHTSSSTSHIMLSDGYHLHGESMEGTILKSQFPLTINQNETTKTVKLQGLYAVTINSLTFSSDYSGAYSTNPTINNPDRSAPGVHLYIDDSGSTPSRRVVVDSCRFEKFRAAAIRLANSSDCIVRNSDFRMATDVGGGGSGYGITVQGNGHNVDSYGLARDSRYNLIEDNSFTGPYIRHGVVVQYYSHNNLIRNNILTDNVLDALDLHGEDEYNNEICYNEIRDVTSGGGVGVGNTGALHDASGYYNYIHHNVFINCREGVRVYLGSPHTRIEHNRVENCTVSSGKGFYIQNAPHTILKNNIIRYNNSSGFAGIYLKYDPGTLGGYAGNPEFVWIDSNQIYYNTNGVIIENGTSIYYGPDNLVYSNTDYDTLFGVNVTWWEPVEIVPVVLAGQPFVISSYPNPYNTSFVLNLNGLSRSETSIVIIDICGRRLKMLFQGVLEAGNHRLTVQTPELASGIYFIHCRQSLESRTHKVVLNR